A single window of Acidimicrobiales bacterium DNA harbors:
- a CDS encoding LysM peptidoglycan-binding domain-containing protein: MKYPSLVAVMVTLVVALAAPVAAEDYVVVEGDSLSLIAQRHDTSVADLVERNGLGDADRIQVGQTLVVGPVDPGETTSAATFVYTIERGDSLSAIAARFGVDVTRLAVDNGIADPDLVLIGTDIVIPASAPSAPEPEPDTAHLERYYTVQPGDSLSSVATRFGVDVVALEAANELTDPDLVVVGDRLRIPVEGASSDEIRSLLDHWAGYYGVPTDLFRALTWFESGWNNTLVSSAGAIGIGQLMPSTARWVAEDLIAESLDPFVVEDNIRMSARFLSYLLDQLAGDERLAVAAYYQGLHAVAVHGIYPSSVSYVDGILSLRNRI, encoded by the coding sequence ATGAAGTATCCGAGTCTGGTGGCCGTCATGGTCACGCTGGTGGTGGCGCTCGCGGCCCCCGTCGCCGCCGAGGACTACGTCGTCGTCGAGGGCGATTCACTCTCGCTGATCGCGCAGCGTCACGACACCTCGGTGGCGGACCTCGTCGAGCGCAACGGTCTCGGCGACGCCGACCGGATCCAGGTCGGCCAGACGCTCGTGGTGGGCCCCGTCGATCCGGGCGAGACGACCTCCGCTGCGACCTTCGTCTACACCATCGAGCGGGGCGACTCGCTGTCGGCGATCGCCGCCCGCTTCGGGGTGGACGTAACGCGCCTGGCGGTCGACAACGGCATCGCCGACCCCGATCTCGTCCTGATCGGCACCGACATCGTCATCCCCGCGTCGGCGCCGTCCGCCCCGGAACCCGAACCCGACACGGCACATCTGGAGCGCTACTACACCGTGCAGCCGGGTGATTCGTTGTCGTCGGTCGCCACCCGCTTCGGGGTGGACGTCGTCGCGCTGGAGGCGGCCAATGAACTGACCGATCCGGATCTCGTCGTTGTCGGCGACCGTCTCAGGATCCCCGTCGAAGGCGCCTCCAGCGATGAGATCCGCTCCCTGCTCGACCATTGGGCCGGCTACTACGGCGTGCCGACGGACCTCTTCCGGGCGCTCACGTGGTTCGAATCCGGATGGAACAACACGCTGGTGTCGTCGGCCGGTGCGATCGGCATCGGCCAGTTGATGCCGTCCACGGCGCGCTGGGTGGCCGAAGACCTCATCGCGGAGAGCCTCGACCCCTTCGTCGTGGAGGACAACATCCGCATGAGTGCGCGCTTCCTGTCCTATCTCCTGGATCAACTCGCCGGTGACGAACGCCTCGCCGTTGCCGCCTACTACCAGGGTCTACACGCCGTGGCGGTCCACGGGATCTACCCCTCGAGTGTCTCCTACGTGGACGGAATCCTCTCGCTGCGGAACCGGATCTGA
- a CDS encoding thiamine ABC transporter substrate-binding protein: protein MTHTRLLALAFAVSLFGIACSSDDGPAAASDGGEVGEQRSVTLLTHDSFLVSDSVFEAFELETGIEVEVLTGGDTGSVAAQLILTADDPVADVVFGIDNTFLARVLGEDLFTPYESPRLDVVDESLVLDPDHRVTPIDYGDVCINYWIEGLEGPPPRSLDDLTDPLYASQWVTPNPETSSPGLALLLATIARYGEDGWEQWWAEAADAGLAVTSTWTDAYYGEFIAGGGERNIVTSYATSPPAEVVFADPPRQSPPTGVMTDGCFRQVEFAGILTGADDVGAARELIDFMLSTTFQEDIPLSMFVYPAASDAALPDVFVEHGVAVDEPLTLDPATIAANVDEWTRRWVEIVLR from the coding sequence ATGACACACACACGCCTCTTGGCACTGGCATTCGCCGTTTCACTCTTCGGTATCGCCTGCTCCAGTGACGACGGTCCTGCAGCGGCGTCGGATGGTGGCGAGGTCGGCGAGCAACGCAGCGTGACGCTGCTGACCCACGACTCGTTCCTCGTCAGCGACAGCGTCTTCGAGGCGTTCGAGTTGGAAACGGGGATCGAGGTCGAGGTCCTCACGGGGGGTGACACGGGTTCGGTGGCCGCGCAACTCATTCTGACCGCCGATGATCCGGTGGCCGATGTCGTGTTCGGAATCGACAACACGTTTCTCGCCAGGGTTCTCGGCGAAGACCTCTTCACCCCCTACGAGTCACCCCGGCTCGACGTCGTCGACGAGAGCCTCGTCCTCGATCCCGACCACCGCGTGACGCCGATCGACTACGGCGACGTGTGCATCAACTACTGGATCGAGGGTCTCGAGGGTCCACCCCCACGATCGCTCGACGACCTGACCGATCCGTTGTACGCCTCGCAGTGGGTCACGCCGAACCCCGAGACGTCGTCGCCGGGCCTCGCTCTCCTGCTGGCCACCATCGCCCGTTACGGCGAGGACGGGTGGGAGCAGTGGTGGGCCGAGGCCGCTGACGCCGGCCTGGCGGTCACCTCCACATGGACCGACGCCTACTACGGCGAGTTCATCGCCGGAGGAGGAGAGCGCAACATCGTGACGTCGTACGCGACATCACCCCCGGCGGAGGTCGTGTTCGCAGATCCGCCCCGACAGAGTCCACCGACCGGCGTCATGACCGACGGCTGTTTCCGCCAGGTCGAGTTCGCGGGAATCCTCACCGGGGCCGACGACGTGGGTGCCGCCCGCGAACTCATCGACTTCATGTTGTCGACGACGTTCCAGGAGGACATCCCGCTGTCGATGTTCGTGTACCCGGCAGCGTCGGATGCAGCCCTGCCCGACGTTTTCGTCGAGCACGGGGTCGCCGTCGACGAACCGCTCACGCTCGATCCGGCGACCATCGCCGCCAACGTCGACGAGTGGACCCGCCGATGGGTCGAGATCGTCCTCCGCTGA
- a CDS encoding iron ABC transporter permease, which yields MGRDRPPLSGRGREAIALAGRALIVAVPVAFLGLMFWYPLAVIGAEAFDGNAVVDVWTDRITWDVVWFTTWQAGASTALTLLIAFPTAAALAKFEFRGRRAVTAAVTVPFVLPSVVVATAFLALFDRFSLDGGSIDLRQSVWAVLIAHVFFEFAIVVRTVGGYWAQLDERPAEAARTLGAGPVRTFAQVTLPRLMPAVASAAALVFLFTFTSFGIILILGGPRRATLDTEIWRFATQRLEFDVAAALTVVQLVTVLGVVVLNAHLSRRTGNAGGLRAEHRRPVRSRRQRVSLAGGLGTAAVVLGVPLAVLAERSVRTRDGFSLSYWRSLGGAGDTRIRALFVAPVDAIVNSLTFAAVATLIALVVGTAASLVIVHGRHLVSRLLEVAVLVPLGTSAVAVGFGILVGLDTPPVDLRSRWILVPLAHAVIGTPFVVRSVVPVLRGIDRHVREAAVVLGAAPGTVRREIDLPMAARALTAGAAFTFAISLGEFGATSFVVRADRPTVPVAIFELLGRPGEAAFGQAMALSVILVAMTGAAVWLIDRLGPGELRAI from the coding sequence ATGGGTCGAGATCGTCCTCCGCTGAGCGGGCGCGGGCGCGAAGCCATCGCTCTGGCCGGAAGGGCCCTGATCGTCGCGGTTCCGGTCGCGTTCCTCGGCCTGATGTTCTGGTACCCGCTGGCGGTGATCGGGGCGGAGGCGTTCGACGGAAACGCCGTCGTCGACGTGTGGACGGACCGCATCACCTGGGATGTCGTGTGGTTCACGACCTGGCAGGCGGGCGCGTCGACGGCGCTGACACTTCTGATCGCCTTCCCCACTGCAGCAGCGCTCGCGAAGTTCGAGTTCCGCGGTCGTCGGGCCGTGACTGCGGCTGTGACCGTGCCTTTCGTGCTTCCGAGTGTCGTCGTGGCAACCGCATTCCTGGCCCTCTTCGACCGCTTCTCGCTCGACGGTGGATCGATCGACCTCCGACAGTCGGTCTGGGCCGTGCTCATCGCCCACGTGTTCTTCGAGTTCGCGATCGTCGTGCGGACCGTGGGGGGATACTGGGCGCAGCTCGACGAGAGGCCGGCCGAGGCGGCCCGGACGCTCGGTGCCGGCCCGGTCCGCACCTTCGCACAGGTCACGCTTCCACGGCTCATGCCTGCTGTGGCGTCGGCCGCCGCCCTCGTGTTCCTCTTCACGTTCACGTCCTTCGGCATCATCTTGATCCTCGGCGGACCCAGGCGGGCGACGCTCGACACCGAGATCTGGCGCTTCGCCACACAGCGCCTCGAGTTCGACGTTGCAGCCGCGCTGACGGTCGTGCAGCTCGTGACTGTGCTCGGTGTGGTCGTCCTCAACGCCCACCTCTCGCGGCGGACCGGCAACGCTGGTGGACTCCGTGCCGAACATCGGCGTCCGGTGCGCTCACGCCGGCAGCGGGTCTCGCTGGCCGGTGGTCTAGGGACGGCGGCGGTGGTCCTCGGTGTTCCACTGGCCGTGCTGGCCGAACGCAGCGTGCGGACGCGGGACGGCTTCTCGCTCAGCTACTGGCGCTCCCTCGGGGGCGCGGGCGACACCCGGATCAGAGCGCTGTTCGTGGCGCCGGTGGACGCGATCGTCAACTCGTTGACCTTCGCGGCGGTGGCCACGCTCATCGCGCTGGTGGTCGGGACAGCCGCCTCGCTGGTCATCGTCCACGGGCGTCATCTCGTGTCACGACTGCTCGAAGTGGCGGTACTGGTGCCGCTCGGCACGTCTGCGGTGGCGGTCGGCTTCGGCATCCTCGTGGGTCTGGACACGCCTCCCGTGGATCTGCGGAGCCGTTGGATCCTGGTACCCCTCGCCCACGCTGTCATCGGTACACCCTTCGTCGTGCGCAGCGTCGTGCCGGTCCTGAGGGGAATCGACCGGCACGTGCGTGAAGCCGCCGTCGTCCTCGGTGCGGCTCCCGGCACCGTTCGCCGCGAGATCGACCTACCGATGGCGGCCCGAGCGCTGACCGCCGGTGCCGCCTTCACGTTCGCCATCTCGCTGGGTGAGTTCGGGGCGACGTCATTCGTCGTGCGCGCCGACCGACCAACGGTCCCGGTTGCGATATTCGAGTTGCTCGGTCGACCCGGCGAGGCCGCATTCGGCCAGGCGATGGCGCTGAGCGTCATCCTCGTCGCCATGACCGGAGCCGCCGTGTGGCTGATCGACCGACTGGGCCCGGGAGAGCTTCGTGCGATCTGA
- a CDS encoding FAD-dependent thymidylate synthase has protein sequence MTLYVAEEFSEPETDVLRRYFTNLDQPVFALVNLPEVVKGALFARYSRSSKSLRRLFLDEFVGDLDITGDDTIDATMGLERAEQLYDRVFLEYGDDSVAQLGGVHLACEQASNVLTKVLEWGRLMSYLEQSTRYIAYDTRLGGRYRYWRDPDVARSHLGTRYVADMDRIFDAYSEAVPIMQDWFRARIPKTSDDSDFVYRQAIRAKAFDAVRGMLPAASLSNVGIYGSGQGYENLLLRMRAHPLPEARHYATLMLAELRKVIPSFLRRVDLEDRGVAASNYLADVDERMQAVAGDLLATVNPDPAPTVTLVDHDPEGEIKLVASMLYAHSDLPERQLESLVRAMSVDDRMAVVRAYVGDRRNRRHKPGRALERPTYRFDVLADYGAFRDLQRHRMLTIEWQRLTPGNGYTRPEAVDLAGMTAGFDRAMDRSAALWEALDDGYPEQAAYAVALAYKVRFVMQMNAREAMHLIELRTSTQGHPAYRHVGQEMYRLIESEAGHPAVAEMMKYVDLSPEADLERLESERRSEQRRMSRD, from the coding sequence GTGACCCTCTACGTCGCCGAGGAGTTCTCCGAGCCCGAGACCGACGTGCTCCGGCGGTACTTCACGAACCTCGACCAGCCGGTATTCGCGCTCGTCAACCTCCCCGAGGTCGTCAAGGGCGCCCTGTTCGCGCGCTACTCCCGCAGCTCGAAGAGCCTGCGACGCCTGTTCCTTGACGAGTTCGTCGGCGACCTCGACATCACCGGCGATGACACGATCGACGCCACCATGGGGTTGGAGCGCGCCGAGCAGCTCTATGACCGTGTCTTCCTCGAGTACGGCGACGACTCGGTTGCCCAGCTGGGCGGCGTGCACCTGGCGTGCGAGCAGGCGTCGAACGTCCTGACGAAGGTTCTCGAATGGGGTCGGCTCATGTCGTACCTCGAGCAGTCGACGCGCTACATCGCCTACGACACACGCCTCGGCGGGCGATACCGGTACTGGCGGGATCCCGACGTGGCCCGTTCGCACCTCGGAACCCGCTACGTGGCGGACATGGACCGGATCTTCGACGCGTACTCCGAAGCCGTTCCGATCATGCAGGACTGGTTCCGCGCCCGGATCCCCAAGACCTCCGACGACAGCGACTTCGTGTACCGCCAGGCGATCAGGGCGAAGGCCTTCGACGCCGTCCGGGGCATGCTGCCCGCGGCCTCGCTGTCCAACGTCGGCATCTACGGCTCCGGTCAGGGCTACGAGAACCTCCTGCTGCGCATGCGGGCCCACCCGCTTCCCGAGGCCCGCCACTACGCCACCCTCATGCTCGCCGAGCTGCGCAAGGTGATCCCGTCGTTCCTGCGCCGGGTGGACCTCGAGGACCGGGGTGTGGCGGCGAGCAACTATCTCGCCGACGTCGACGAGCGGATGCAGGCCGTAGCCGGAGACCTCCTGGCCACGGTCAACCCGGACCCGGCGCCCACGGTGACGCTCGTCGACCACGACCCAGAGGGCGAGATCAAGCTCGTGGCATCGATGTTGTACGCCCACAGCGACCTCCCCGAGCGCCAACTCGAGAGTCTCGTGCGGGCGATGAGCGTCGACGACCGGATGGCCGTGGTGCGCGCCTACGTCGGCGACCGTCGCAACCGTCGCCACAAGCCCGGTAGAGCACTGGAACGACCGACCTACCGCTTCGACGTGCTGGCCGACTACGGGGCGTTCAGAGATCTGCAGCGTCACCGCATGCTCACGATCGAGTGGCAGCGCCTCACGCCCGGCAACGGCTACACGCGGCCCGAGGCTGTGGACCTGGCGGGCATGACAGCGGGTTTCGACCGGGCGATGGACCGCTCCGCTGCACTGTGGGAGGCGCTCGACGACGGCTACCCGGAGCAGGCCGCCTACGCCGTCGCGCTCGCCTACAAGGTCCGGTTCGTCATGCAGATGAACGCCCGCGAGGCGATGCATCTCATCGAGTTGCGCACATCGACGCAGGGGCACCCCGCCTACCGCCACGTGGGACAGGAGATGTACCGGCTCATCGAGTCCGAAGCCGGCCATCCCGCAGTGGCCGAGATGATGAAGTACGTCGATCTCTCACCTGAGGCCGACCTGGAACGCCTCGAGTCGGAGCGGCGCTCCGAGCAGCGCCGCATGAGTCGGGACTGA
- a CDS encoding M20 family metallopeptidase: protein MSGSGTSDLKKRLHGVVDERTEQLLGVSHDIWANPELCFEEHHAHDVLVEVLDGAGLAVEAHAFGLDTAFVATAGTDGPTVGVICEYDALPGLGHACGHNIIAASGLGAGLAAATVADELGCTVKVFGTPAEEGGGGKVFMVERGAFEGVDAALMVHPSGRDLTTMSTLAIDQLRATYTGAEAHAAAAPHVGRNALDAAVLGYMGVAALRQHMTDSERVHGVITHGGEKPNIVPARAETEWYVRSPTLGGLDELCARVQAALRSGATATGCTCSIEAQGRRYADMIDNRALLAAFVSNARQLGREMKEPTARTRVQGSTDMGDVSYAVPSIHPMIAAAPHDVSIHTERFAGYAASPSGDAAVIDGAKILASTLVDVWLDDALRSDAADEFDAASDSA, encoded by the coding sequence ATGAGCGGCAGCGGGACCTCCGATCTGAAGAAGCGACTCCATGGTGTCGTGGACGAGCGCACCGAGCAGCTTCTGGGGGTGTCCCACGACATCTGGGCCAATCCCGAGTTGTGTTTCGAGGAGCACCATGCGCACGACGTCCTCGTGGAGGTGCTCGACGGCGCCGGCCTCGCGGTCGAGGCCCACGCGTTCGGACTCGACACGGCATTCGTCGCGACAGCGGGCACCGACGGGCCCACCGTCGGCGTGATCTGCGAGTACGACGCCCTGCCGGGGCTGGGCCACGCGTGTGGCCACAACATCATCGCCGCGTCCGGACTCGGGGCGGGCCTCGCCGCGGCCACCGTGGCCGACGAACTCGGGTGCACCGTGAAGGTGTTCGGAACACCGGCCGAAGAGGGTGGTGGCGGCAAGGTCTTCATGGTCGAGCGCGGCGCCTTCGAAGGCGTGGACGCCGCCTTGATGGTCCACCCGTCGGGTCGGGACCTGACCACGATGTCGACGCTCGCCATCGACCAGCTCCGGGCCACCTACACCGGTGCCGAGGCTCACGCGGCCGCGGCGCCCCATGTGGGACGCAACGCGCTCGACGCCGCTGTTCTCGGCTACATGGGTGTCGCCGCGCTCCGCCAACACATGACCGACTCCGAGCGGGTCCACGGTGTGATCACCCATGGCGGGGAGAAGCCCAACATCGTCCCGGCGCGGGCCGAGACGGAGTGGTACGTGCGCTCACCGACGCTCGGTGGGCTCGACGAGCTCTGCGCCCGCGTGCAGGCCGCGCTGCGCTCTGGAGCCACCGCGACAGGTTGCACCTGCTCGATCGAGGCCCAGGGCCGCCGCTACGCCGACATGATCGACAACCGGGCGCTCCTCGCAGCGTTCGTCTCGAACGCGAGACAGCTCGGCCGTGAGATGAAGGAGCCGACAGCGCGGACCCGCGTCCAGGGCTCCACCGACATGGGCGACGTCAGCTACGCCGTGCCGTCGATCCACCCCATGATCGCCGCAGCTCCCCATGACGTGTCGATCCACACCGAACGCTTCGCCGGGTACGCAGCGTCGCCGAGCGGGGACGCCGCCGTGATCGACGGTGCGAAGATCCTGGCGTCCACGCTGGTCGACGTGTGGCTCGACGACGCGCTTCGCTCCGACGCCGCCGACGAGTTCGACGCGGCCTCCGACTCCGCCTGA
- a CDS encoding NUDIX domain-containing protein: MGRTPCVAVGAVATVADHLLLVRRANEPGRGLWSVPGGRVEWGETLIEAVVRELREETGLDGVCGRHLGWVEHLSDDHHHVIADFEVTIISDGEPLAGDDAAEVAWVRFEEISQLRLVDGLVDFLVDVDVLPGLA; the protein is encoded by the coding sequence ATGGGCCGGACGCCGTGCGTCGCCGTCGGCGCTGTCGCGACGGTCGCCGACCACCTTCTCCTCGTGCGCCGGGCGAACGAACCGGGTCGGGGCCTGTGGTCGGTGCCGGGCGGGCGCGTCGAGTGGGGCGAGACGCTGATCGAGGCCGTGGTCCGGGAGCTACGTGAAGAGACCGGCTTGGACGGTGTGTGCGGGCGCCATCTCGGTTGGGTGGAACATCTGAGTGACGACCATCACCACGTGATCGCCGACTTCGAGGTGACGATCATCTCCGATGGGGAGCCCCTGGCGGGCGACGACGCCGCCGAGGTCGCCTGGGTCCGGTTCGAGGAGATCTCGCAGCTACGACTCGTCGACGGGCTGGTCGACTTTCTCGTCGACGTCGACGTTCTTCCCGGCCTCGCCTGA
- a CDS encoding GNAT family N-acetyltransferase: MEVTAREAREGDLDVVEALLDAAAADVGTMRGGDVWLLTHPRPSAVRASLQADLAAGDRTLVVGTIDEVVVGYGEAAVAERPGDGTVATVTGLWVLPDARDVGVAEAVMDVLLEWSHGHGAIAIESSVLPGNRAGKNFFERYGLVARAITVRRRLDGADS; the protein is encoded by the coding sequence GTGGAGGTCACCGCGCGAGAGGCCCGGGAGGGCGATCTGGACGTCGTCGAAGCTCTGCTGGACGCTGCGGCCGCCGACGTGGGGACCATGCGCGGCGGCGATGTGTGGTTGCTCACGCACCCCCGACCTTCGGCGGTGCGTGCCTCGCTCCAGGCCGACCTGGCCGCAGGCGACCGAACCCTCGTCGTCGGCACGATCGACGAGGTCGTGGTGGGCTACGGCGAGGCCGCGGTGGCTGAGAGACCCGGCGACGGCACTGTGGCCACCGTGACCGGTCTGTGGGTGCTTCCCGACGCCCGGGACGTCGGCGTCGCCGAGGCGGTGATGGACGTTCTCCTGGAGTGGAGTCACGGACACGGTGCCATCGCAATCGAATCCTCGGTGCTACCGGGAAACAGGGCGGGAAAGAACTTCTTCGAGCGGTACGGACTCGTCGCGCGGGCGATAACGGTCCGGCGTCGCCTCGACGGTGCCGATTCCTGA
- a CDS encoding ABC transporter ATP-binding protein encodes MRSEAPPADSDGLAVDAVTVAPGADDVLVDASLEVARGEVVAVLGGSGTGKTTLLRAVAGLERVTSGRIRWAGDDITDVAPHRRGFGLMFQDHALFPHRDVTANVAFGLRMQRRPRSARRSRVAEVLELLDIGHLAERAVADLSGGEAQRVALGRALAPEPGLVLFDEPLSSLDRPLRDRLVVDLRALLADLGQTALYVTHDFDEAAAVADRIAVLRKGRVARLATPAELRDDPGDAATAAMVGHPNVVTAVGEGSSLVTDWGEIAGWPGPQGAMAVVIAPTAVLLTPTPTGSAVVITTRVYGDAYRVIVADDAGRQIAASATQPPPAGARVNVRIEMEGIRALAP; translated from the coding sequence GTGCGATCTGAGGCCCCGCCCGCCGATTCCGACGGCCTCGCCGTGGACGCCGTCACGGTGGCCCCCGGTGCCGACGACGTTCTGGTGGACGCATCGCTCGAGGTCGCCCGCGGTGAGGTCGTCGCCGTGCTCGGAGGCAGCGGGACGGGCAAGACCACCCTGCTGAGAGCGGTCGCGGGTCTCGAGAGGGTCACGTCGGGGCGGATCCGGTGGGCGGGTGACGACATCACCGACGTCGCACCGCACCGGCGCGGTTTCGGCCTCATGTTCCAGGACCACGCTCTGTTTCCCCACCGCGACGTGACGGCGAACGTGGCCTTCGGCCTGCGGATGCAACGCCGACCGCGCTCGGCGCGACGGTCTCGTGTCGCCGAGGTTCTCGAACTGCTCGACATCGGCCACCTCGCCGAACGGGCCGTGGCCGACCTCTCCGGAGGTGAGGCACAGCGGGTCGCTCTGGGACGGGCACTGGCCCCGGAACCGGGCCTGGTCCTCTTCGACGAACCGCTGTCCTCGCTCGACCGCCCCCTGCGCGACCGACTCGTCGTCGACCTGCGGGCGCTGTTGGCCGATCTCGGCCAGACGGCGCTGTACGTGACCCACGACTTCGACGAGGCGGCCGCCGTAGCCGACCGCATCGCGGTCCTGCGAAAGGGACGTGTCGCCCGTCTGGCCACCCCGGCGGAACTGCGTGACGATCCCGGTGATGCGGCGACCGCCGCCATGGTCGGGCACCCGAACGTGGTGACCGCGGTGGGGGAGGGGTCCTCGCTCGTGACCGACTGGGGGGAGATCGCCGGATGGCCCGGACCGCAGGGCGCCATGGCCGTCGTCATCGCGCCCACGGCGGTGCTTCTCACGCCCACACCCACGGGGAGCGCCGTGGTGATCACCACCCGCGTCTACGGAGATGCCTATCGTGTGATCGTCGCCGACGACGCGGGAAGGCAGATCGCCGCGTCGGCGACGCAACCACCGCCGGCGGGGGCGCGGGTGAACGTCCGCATCGAGATGGAGGGCATCCGGGCGCTTGCGCCGTGA